Proteins co-encoded in one Medicago truncatula cultivar Jemalong A17 chromosome 8, MtrunA17r5.0-ANR, whole genome shotgun sequence genomic window:
- the LOC112417368 gene encoding uncharacterized protein has translation MGDDKAVNWEERFGALEKEMSNMRGKEVVVQSIYDLCLEQRTFAHSLLPGQFDRSCTYLVLGLKGITTFEKLVDAFMQQYKYNTYLAPSRKELQSLTQKDKESFKEYAQRFIQKASQIRPPLDERELSEMFYETLSPCYSEKMIVCASQKFTDLVETGIRIEDWARKGAGSSGGSAGSSSNGNKKFGNGYSKRNAQEVGMVAHGGSQLVYPNHPYVANITPQMTAPQNPNYQPPRPQGPSPYYPPLYQLPYNPQQFPQQPYYPQQPYQQRPQYPPQQQPRPQAPYNQQNQKQQFDPIPMTYGALLPSLLAQNLVHTLPPPRIPDPLPRWYRPELHCVYHQGAAGHDVERCYALKKEVQKLLNSKELTFTDPDHVAQNNPLPPHGPVNMIQYCQEDACILYACDIKTPLVPIHVKMCEVTLFSHDHEACDVCSVDPRGCMQVQNDVQGLLDKKELVVTNEIKSKSGCVVTPVFRARRPLVINPNSAKPAGTPLVICVPRHVPPSSQKAVSYKYEGTILEPGSETTSSSVMDNIAESSQILRSGRVLPAVVQKSTSIPVEETVKEQNTGKGRVGEHPKEVDYEGADEILKLIKRSEYRVVDQLLQTPAKISIMSLLSSSGAHRDALKKVLDQAFVDYDVTLGQFESIVGNVTACNSLSFSDEDLPAEGKKHNQALLISVLCRTDSLSNVLIDTGSALNVMPKSTLDQLTYSEALLRPSKVTVRAFDGTRRSVYGEIDLPISVGPHEFQVTFQVMEIQASFSCLLGRPWIHDAGAVTSTLHQKLKFVSHGKLITVSGESTFLISNLSAFSVIGGSSSDGSSFQGFSAEGSEGKTEGWGQLVELPENKRKEGISFLNRRSGMFDPTEGSFRSAGFIHDSPKINAITDDAPGGVAPVFVTPGGACCNWIAVDIPSVIPRSKLDISEPVEHSNPMLPPNFEVPVYEAIVEEDEEIPDEIRWMLEQERKTIQPHQEEIEIINLGTEEDKKEIKIGALLEVSVKKRIIELLREYNEIFAWSYKDMPGLDPDVVEHRLPLKSDCPPVKQKLRRSHPDMALKIKEEVRKHIDAGFLVTSEYPQWLANIVPVPKKDGKVRMCVDYRDLNKASPKDNFPLPHIDVLVDNTAKCKVFSFMDCFSGYNQIRMAPEDREKTSGKLLGFIVSQKGIEVDPDKVRAIREMPVPKTEKQVRGFLGRLNYISRFISHMTATCGPIFKLLRKDQGVKWNVDCQKAFDQIKEYLLEPPILVPPVDGRPLIMYLTVLGDSMGCVLG, from the exons ATGGGGGACGACAAAGCAGTTAACTGGGAAGAGAGGTTCGGGGCTTTGGAAAAAGAGATGAGTAACATGCGTGGTAAAGAAGTAGTCGTCCAGAGTATATACGATCTTTGCTTG GAACAACGTACCTTTGCTCATTCATTGCTTCCAGGACAGTTTGACCGGTCCTGCACATACTTGGTTTTGGGATTGAAGGGCATTACTACGTTTGAAAAATTGGTTGACGCTTTCATGCAACAATACAAATACAACACGTATCTGGCGCCTAGTCGCAAAGAGTTGCAGTCCTTGACCCAGAAGGACAAAGAATCATTCAAAGAGTATGCACAACGCTTCATCCAGAAGGCCTCCCAGATTCGTCCGCCCTTGGATGAAAGGGAATTATCCGAGATGTTCTATGAGACTCTGAGCCCTTGTTATTCAGAGAAAATGATTGTTTGTGCATCACAGAAATTCACCGACCTGGTAGAGACGGGGATACGTATTGAGGATTGGGCTCGTAAGGGAGCAGGTTCTTCAGGTGGTTCTGCAGGAAGTTCGTCTAATGGTAACAAGAAGTTTGGTAATGGTTACTCAAAGAGGAATGCTCAAGAAGTCGGCATGGTGGCCCATGGAGGATCTCAGCTTGTGTACCCTAATCATCCTTATGTTGCTAACATTACCCCACAAATGACCGCTCCCCAGAATCCAAATTATCAACCACCAAGACCTCAAGGACCTTCACCATACTATCCACCACTATATCAACTACCATACAACCCACAGCAATTCCCTCAACAACCATATTACCcccaacaaccataccaacaaagGCCACAATACccaccacaacaacaacccCGTCCTCAAGCTCCCTACAATCAGCAgaatcaaaaacaacaatttgatCCCATACCAATGACTTATGGAGCATTACTGCCTTCCTTGCTCGCGCAAAACCTGGTTCACACACTACCACCCCCTCGCATTCCAGATCCTCTCCCACGCTGGTACCGTCCTGAACTTCATTGTGTTTATCATCAAGGGGCAGCAGGTCACGATGTGGAACGTTGTTATGCCCTCAAGAAAGAGGTCCAAAAACTGCTCAATAGCAAAGAGTTAACTTTCACCGACCCTGATCATGTTGCCCAGAACAATCCTCTGCCTCCCCATGGGCCtgttaatatgattcaataCTGTCAGGAAGATGCCTGCATTCTCTACGCATGTGACATCAAGACCCCTTTGGTACCGATACATGTGAAAATGTGTGAAGTAACTCTCTTCAGTCACGATCACGAGGCTTGTGATGTGTGTTCCGTGGATCCTCGTGGTTGCATGCAAGTCCAAAATGATGTGCAAGGTCTCCTAGATAAAAAGGAACTTGTGGTTACAAACGAAATCAAGAGCAAAAGTGGTTGTGTTGTCACCCCGGTATTCAGAGCTAGGAGGCCGCTTGTGATAAACCCTAACAGTGCAAAGCCCGCTGGCACTCCTCTGGTAATCTGTGTCCCTAGGCATGTACCTCCTTCCTCTCAGAAAGCCGTATCTTACAAATATGAAGGCACAATTCTAGAACCCGGAAGTGAAACGACCTCATCCTCTGTTATGGACAATATTGCCGAGAGTAGTCAGATTTTGAGAAGCGGCCGCGTTCTTCCTGCTGTGGTTCAGAAAAGCACTAGTATTCCGGTCGAAGAAACAGTAAAGGAGCAGAACACAGGTAAAGGTAGAGTTGGAGAGCATCCCAAAGAGGTTGACTATGAGGGTGCTGATGAAATCTTAAAGCTGATCAAGAGGAGTGAATACAGGGTTGTGGACCAATTGTTACAAACCCCTGCAAAGATTTCCATTATGTCTCTGTTATCAAGCTCTGGTGCTCATCGAGATGCCCTGAAGAAAGTACTAGACCAGGcttttgtggattatgatgtgaCTTTGGGCCAGTTTGAAAGTATTGTGGGGAATGTGACCGCATGTAACAGTCTgagtttcagtgatgaagaccTCCCAGCGGAGGGGAAGAAGCACAATCAGGCATTACTCATCTCTGTACTTTGCAGAACAGACTCCTTATCCAATGTTCTGATAGACACCGGCTCTGCTCTTAATGTGATGCCCAAATCAACCCTTGACCAATTGACATATTCCGAGGCTCTCTTGAGGCCCAGTAAGGTGACGGTGAGGGCATTTGATGGGACCAGAAGATCAGTATATGGTGAGATAGATTTGCCCATCTCAGTCGGCCCACATGAGTTTCAGGTTACTTTTCAAGTCATGGAGATCCAGGCTTCTTTCAGCTGTTTGCTTGGCAGACCATGGATTCATGACGCTGGGGCAGTGACATCCACTCTCCACCAGAAGCTGAAGTTTGTAAGCCATGGAAAGCTCATTACTGTGAGTGGTGAGTCAACCTTTTTGATCAGCAATTTGTCTGCTTTCTCTGTTATTGGTGGTAGTAGTTCAGATGGGTCATCATTCCAAGGGTTCTCTGCTGAAGGAAGT GAAGGCAAAACTGAAGGTTGGGGTCAGCTAGTGGAGTTACCAGAGAACAAGCGCAAGGAAGGGATTAGTTTTCTTAACAGAAGGTCTGGGATGTTTGACCCTACCGAAGGCTCTTTCCGCAGTGCTGGATTCATCCACGATTCGCCAAAGATCAATGCAATTACCGATGATGCGCCTGGAGGAGTGGCACCTGTCTTTGTAACACCTGGAGGAGCATGCTGCAACTGGATTGCTGTGGACATTCCTTCTGTGATACCCCGTTCTAA ACTGGACATAAGCGagcccgttgaacacagtaaccccATGCTTCCTCCCAACTTTGAGGTCCCGGTTTACGAGGCTATAGTAGAGGAGGATGAGGAGATTCCTGATGAGATCAGATGGATGTTGgaacaagaaagaaagacaaTTCAACCTCATCAAGAAGAGATAGAAATCATCAATCTGGGTACTGAGGAAGACAAAAAAGAGATCAAGATTGGGGCATTGTTGGAGGTATCTGTCAAGAAGAGGATAATTGAGCTTCTCAGAGAGTATAATGAAATATTTGCATGGTCATACAAGGACATGCCGGGTCTAGATCCTGATGTTGTGGAACACAGACTGCCTTTGAAGTCTGACTGTCCTCCAGTaaagcagaaattgagaagatctCATCCCGATATGGCCCTCAAAATCAAAGAGGAAGTGCGAAAGCATATTGATGCAGGTTTCCTAGTCACATCAGAGTATCCTCAATGGTTGGCCAACATAGTGCCcgttccaaagaaagatggcaaagtcagaatgtgtgttgattatCGGGACTTGAACAAGGCTAGTCCAAAGGATAATTTCCCTTTACCTCACATTGATGTATTGGTTGATAACACCGCTAAGTGCAAGgttttctccttcatggactGTTTCTCCGGCTACAATCAGATCAGGATGGCTCCtgaggatagagaaaagac ATCTGGTAAACTCCTAGGCTTTATCGTTAGTCAAAAGGGTATTGAAGTTGATCCCGACAAGGTCAGAGCCATCAGAGAAATGCCTGTTCcaaagacagagaagcaagtcagaggttttctTGGTAGACTTAATTATATCTCCAGATTTATCTCTCACATGACTGCCACATGTGGACCAATTTTCAAGTTACTCCGCAAGGATCAAGGGGTGAAGTGGAATGTTGATTGTCAGAAGGCTTTTGATCAAATCAAAGAATATCTGTTAGAACCTCCAATTCTTGTTCCTCCAGTTGATGGaagacctttgatcatgtatttaacagTATTGGGAGATTCCATGGGCTGTGTGTTAGGttaa
- the LOC120577508 gene encoding pentatricopeptide repeat-containing protein At1g79540, with product MFKEGIVPDVVLYAIMIRGLSKESRVGEAAKMLEERTQIGLTPDAYCYNAVIQGLCDVGLLNRAQSLLLEISEHNVCTHTILICEMCKRGMVAEAQELFNQMEKLGCEPSVVTFNTLINGLCKANNLEKAKILFCKLEVGRRLSLHLSLSQGSGQVSDSARLLKKAKEMCEAGQILRAYKLIANLAGEVKPDIITYNILLNALCMDREVNAAYNFFEFLQKKGYPSPNNVTYGTIIKGLFMVDREDEAFKVFQRMQKTSSEPTLSVYRTLMTCLCRKSKVSCAFTLYLEHLKSLPSRDNDSISTLEKYLFGEKLEQVIRGLLELDFKARDFKLAPYTILLIGFCQAGKVSEALIILSVLDEFNIKINATILIISC from the coding sequence ATGTTTAAGGAGGGGATTGTGCCTGATGTTGTTTTGTACGCTATTATGATACGTGGTTTGTCAAAGGAGAGCAGGGTTGGTGAAGCTGCTAAGATGTTAGAAGAGAGGACTCAGATAGGTTTAACTCCTGATGCTTATTGCTACAATGCTGTAATTCAAGGTTTATGTGATGTAGGTCTTTTGAATCGAGCACAATCTCTTCTTCTTGAAATTTCTGAGCACAATGTTTGCACGCACACAATTCTCATATGTGAAATGTGTAAGCGAGGAATGGTTGCTGAGGCACAAGAATTATTTAATCAAATGGAGAAGCTTGGATGTGAACCTTCGGTTGTGACCTTCAATACGCTTATAAATGGACTGTGCAAAGCTAATAATCTTGAGAAagcaaaaattttattttgcaagTTGGAGGTCGGGAGAAGACTTTCGTTACACCTCAGTCTTTCTCAAGGTTCTGGTCAGGTTTCTGATAGTGCCAGGCTCCTGAAAAAGGCGAAGGAAATGTGTGAGGCAGGACAAATTTTGAGGGCTTACAAGTTAATCGCTAATCTTGCTGGCGAGGTTAAGCCTGACATCATTACATACAACATTCTACTCAATGCCCTTTGCATGGATCGTGAAGTTAACGctgcttataatttttttgagttCCTGCAAAAGAAGGGTTATCCCTCACCCAATAATGTTACGTATGGGACAATTATCAAAGGGTTGTTCATGGTTGATAGAGAAGATGAGGCATTTAAGGTTTTTCAACGTATGCAGAAGACTAGCTCTGAACCTACCCTTTCAGTTTATAGAACACTTATGACTTGTTTGTGTAGAAAGAGCAAGGTCTCATGTGCATTCACTCTTTATTTGGAACATTTGAAGAGCCTTCCTAGTCGGGACAACGACTCAATCAGTACtctagaaaaatatttattcgGAGAAAAATTGGAACAAGTGATTCGAGGTTTACTTGAACTGGACTTCAAGGCCAGAGATTTTAAATTAGCTCCATATACAATTCTACTTATTGGGTTCTGTCAAGCAGGAAAAGTATCTGAAGCATTAATTATATTATCTGTTCTTGATGAGTTCAATATCAAAATCAACGCTACAATATTAATCATTAGCTgctga